A window of the Oryza brachyantha chromosome 5, ObraRS2, whole genome shotgun sequence genome harbors these coding sequences:
- the LOC102720053 gene encoding uncharacterized protein LOC102720053, with amino-acid sequence MARDDGDGGGAAEQRRRRVALRVLLAGGEAASPEAVEARGRSGGGGNKGLASAALRGLGCTSTAALRAHAPGSAAEAARGSSERWQGRRPRRKGQERRGGGGGVGPAPAAAAGDVWCTCAPGIPFAAEASSVDCVVARHHHAAAMGSGRRGEAERRHRERPAAPRPRRVTMREHISSSLMDSPPLPDMPLLNADLLPPPPGRHRHRHTHVGAEEEIMMFRTRLLWGRMGMHDQHQDWRLDVDNMTYEELLDLEDRIGYVSTGLHDDEITRSLRMVKYSAFNPKNFVERNCSICQEEFEANEEAGRLICGHSYHVQCIKQWLSRKNTCPVCKTAVSKT; translated from the exons ATggcgcgcgacgacggcgacggtggtgggGCGGCTGAGCAGCGGCGTAGGAGGGTGGCGCTGCGCGTGCTCCTTGCCGGTGGAGAGGCTGCCTCGCcggaggcggtggaggcgagggggaggagcggcggtggGGGGAACAAGGGGctcgcgtcggcggcgctgcgCGGGCTCGGGTGCACGTCGACGGCCGCGCTGCGTGCCCACGCGCCGGGCTCCGCGGCGGAGGCTGCTCGGGGTTCGTCGGAGCGCTGGCAAGGGAGGCGGCCGCGGAGGAAGGGGCAGGAGaggcggggcggcggaggaggcgtggggccggcgcccgccgctgctgccgggGACGTGTGGTGCACGTGCGCTCCGGGGATACCGTTCGCCGCCGAGGCGTCATCGGTGGACTGCGTGGTGGCGCGCCACCAccacgcggcggcgatgggctccggccgccgcggggaGGCGGAGCGGCGTCACAGAGAG AGGCCGGCCGCTCCTCGGCCTCGCAGGGTGACCATGCGGGAGCACATATCGTCGTCGCTGATggactcgccgccgctccccgaCATGCCGCTCCTCAACGCCGACCTGCTACCACCGCctcccggccgccaccgccaccgccacacCCATGTCGGCGCCGAGGAAGAG ATTATGATGTTTAGAACACGACTGCTTTGGGGAAGAATGGGTATGCATGATCAGCACCAGGATTGGCGCCTTGATGTTGATAACATGACATATGAG GAGCTGCTGGATCTTGAAGACAGAATTGGATATGTAAGCACAGGGTTGCATGATGATGAAATCACACGCAGTCTTAGGATGGTAAAATATTCAGCATTCAACCCCAAGAATTTTGTAGAAAGGAATTGTAGCATTTGTCAG GAAGAGTTTGAAGCAAATGAGGAAGCAGGGAGGCTGATCTGTGGGCACAGCTATCATGTGCAATGCATAAAGCAGTGGCTTTCTAGGAAGAACACCTGCCCTGTCTGCAAGACTGCTGTCTCAAAGACATGA
- the LOC121054491 gene encoding LOW QUALITY PROTEIN: pneumococcal serine-rich repeat protein-like (The sequence of the model RefSeq protein was modified relative to this genomic sequence to represent the inferred CDS: substituted 1 base at 1 genomic stop codon) yields MAFSFAVAAASDALATSSSLTDSLILCSAAAISASTFSKSARTARLSIAVSVFSFSAASVSSSSWRRIAVSLEMTSSARSSADVTDSRRDLALISLAFSCCTCALAFFSCSVSRRISSVTRAVSSRVRSMDVLNRRPSALMDSSSILAELSSASASGSDIISCSTCLLVVIAVTSDEPPTSLAXHFPVASTSASSACRSPASELAVARVPTASSTRTPCSSLAPSASIPTPSTSRGLERTLDVVDASASLPAAPFSAAAAFTSRCSLRSSAFTLSSSCITSLYTVLLLS; encoded by the exons ATGGCCTTcagcttcgccgtcgccgcggcctccGATGCCCTCGCCACCTCGAGCTCCCTCACCGATTCCCTGATCCTCTGCTCGGCCGCGGCGATCTCGGCTTCGACGTTCTCCAAGTCAGCTCGCACGGCCCGGCTCTCCATCGCCGTCAGCGtcttctccttctccgccgcctcAGTGTCGTCGTCCAGCTGGCGAAGGATCGCCGTCAGCTTGGAGATgacctcctccgcccgctccTCGGCGGACGTGACGGACTCCAGGCGGGACCTGGCCTTGATCAGCTTGGCGTTCAGCTGCTGCACCTGCGCGCTCGCCTTCTTCTCCTGCTCCGTGAGCCGGCGGATCTCGTCGGTGACCCGCGCCGTCTCCTCGCGCGTGCGCTCGATGGACGTCCTGAACCGGCGGCCCTCTGCTTTGATGGATTCCAGCTCGATCCTCGCCGAGCTCAGCTCCGCCTCTGCCTCCGGCAGCGATATAATTTCGTGTTCCACCTGTCTCCTCGTCGTTATCGCAGTGACCTCCGACGAGCCGCCGACGTCGTTAGCGTGACACTTCCCCGTTGCTTCCACCAGCGCCAGCTCGGCGTGCCGGAGCCCCGCGTCGGAGCTCGCCGTAGCGCGCGTC CCGACGGCGAGCTCCACTAGGACGCCGTGCTCGTCGCTTGCTCCGTCCGCTTCTATCCCcacgccgtcgacgtcgcgcGGGCTGGAGCGAACCCTGGACGTCGTCGACGCCTCCGCGTCTCTCCCGGCCGCGCCcttctccgccgcggcggccttcACCTCGCGCTGCAGCCTCCGCAGCTCCGCCTTCACGCTGTCCAGCTCCTGCATCACCTCGCTGTACACCGTGCTGCTGCTCTCCTGA
- the LOC102708801 gene encoding reticulon-like protein B9, translating into MSVPHASSDSDDDRPVVRLFQRQKPVHKILGGRKVADIMLWRDRNLSAGILAGATLIWFLFDVAEYNLVTLLCHIALLGMLLLFIWSNAAPLFDRAPPQIPEVIVSEHAFRELALTIHSKVAHFSTVLYDIACGKELRKFLAVIGSLWILAVIGETCSFTTLLYVGFLCALTLPALYERYETEVDHLVARGGQDLKKFYKKVDSNVLNKIPRGPVKTKVH; encoded by the exons ATGAGTGTTCCTCATGCTTCGAGTGATTCTGACGATGATCGGCCAGTGGTGAGGCTGTTTCAGAGGCAGAAACCAGTTCATAAGATCCTCGGTGGTCGGAAAG TAGCGGATATCATGCTATGGAGGGACAGGAACTTATCGGCCGGGATACTTGCAGGAGCCACATTGATATGGTTCCTATTCGATGTGGCTGAATACAACTTAGTAACACTCCTTTGCCACATTGCTCTCCTTGGGATGCTTCTGCTCTTCATTTGGTCCAATGCTGCGCCTCTCTTTGACAG GGCCCCTCCACAAATCCCAGAAGTGATTGTTTCTGAACATGCGTTCAGAGAACTTGCACTGACCATCCATTCCAAAGTGGCGCACTTTTCAACAGTCCTGTATGATATTGCATGCGGGAAGGAACTCAGGAAGTTCCTTGCG GTGATAGGATCTCTGTGGATATTGGCAGTTATTGGAGAGACATGCAGTTTCACAACTCTTTTATATGTTG GATTTTTATGCGCTCTCACATTGCCTGCGTTGTATGAAAGATACGAAACTGAAGTAGACCATTTGGTCGCCAGAGGTGGTCAAGACCTCAAGAAATTCTACAAGAAGGTCGATTCCAATGTGCTGAATAAGATACCAAGGGGTCCTGTCAAGACAAAAGTTCATTAA